The region GACATGCAAGATTTGAATTTTATTGTCGCCGCTAAAGCGGCGGTAAACGTCCAGCATGGCTGTGTTTATACTGCGTGCGCCCCGACTTCCCCCGGCAACCAGCACGGTAATTTTATTATTTTCAAATCCGAAGGCAGTCAGACCTTCGCTGCGTGTAGCCGACATCACTTCTGGCCTTATCGGGTTGCCGGTAAAAACAGTTTTGTCTGGTCGAGAAAAATGCTTGGCCGCTTCCTCATAACCGACAGCAATTTTGTTTACAAAACGGGCTAAAATCCGATTCGTGATACCCGGTATGACATTTTGCTCCTGAATTATAGTAGGAATGCGCATCAGGCTTGCCGCCAACAGTACCGGACCACACACATATCCGCCAGTACCAATTACAATATCAGGACAAAAACTCTTCACAATTTGCCGCGCCTGCCAGAGACTGCCGACCGTCTGAAAAATTGTCCTGACGTTATTCCAGGACAGACGCCGCTCTAGTCCTCTCACGTCGATAGTTGTTAACCGAAAACCTTCCTTGGGAATAATATCGGCTTCCAGCCCCTGCTTAGTACCGACGAAAAGAAATTCGCTCCCCGGTGCGAGCTTGGCAATTGCCCTTGCGATAGTAATGGCGGGGTAGATGTGACCACCTGTGCCCCCGCCCGATAAAATGATGCGCATATGAAAACACCTCATTTCAAATTGACATGCCGTGAAATATTCAATAACACGCCTATACCGGCCAAAGTAAAAATTAAGGCTGATCCGCCAAAACTGATAAACGGCAGCGGAATGCCTGTCACCGGCATGGACGCCGTAACAACAGCGATATTCATTAGCGCTTGTAATACTATCATGGTTGTAATCCCGGCCGCAAGCATGCTGCCATAGATGTCTGGCGCCAAAATCGCAATACGAAAACCACGCCAGGCAAATAAAAAGAACAGAATTATAACCGTGACAGTACCAATGAACCCAAGTTCTTCGCCCAAAATGGCAAAGATAAAGTCAGTATGCGGTTCAGGTAAATACAAAAACTTTTCCCGGCTGCGACCAAGACCTACCCCAAACAGTCCCCCTGAACCCAAAGCGTAAAGCGACTGGATAATATGGTACCCGGAATTCAGGGGATCGGCCCAAGGGTCGCTGAATGCCAGCAGTCGCCGGAGCCGATAGGGCTCGACAATAATCGCAACCACAATACCTACGACGCCGGCTATGCCGAGGGATGCGAGATGCGAAATTTTGGCTCCCGCCGCAAACAGCAGGATAAATACTGTTCCACCGATTACCAAGGCTGTTCCCAGGTCAGGCTCTTTCAAAATTAAACCAAAAACAAGCAGTAACAGCAGAAGATGCGGGCTAATGCCGCGCATGAAGCTGGTAATTTTATCCTGGTACTTGGACAAGCTATGGGCGCAGAACATAACCATACTTAGTTTAGCAATTTCCGAAGGCTGCAGATAAAACGAGCCGAAACCCAACCACCGGCGAGCACCGTTGACAACTTTGCCCAAGCCGGGAATTAAAACCAGTACCAACAGGATAATTGTCAAAACAAGAATAGGTTTTGATAGGTTTCGCCAAACATGATAATCCACGTTCAGAGCCGCGAACATGAAAATAAGCCCCAATGTCGTCCATAACAATTGCCGCTTAAGAAAATAGTAGCTGTCGCTGAAATTGACATAGGCGGATATAGCGCTAGAGCTGTAGACCATGACAATGCCCAGACTTAATAAACCGATAACGGCAAAAAAAAGAACAAAGTCCGGCGATTTCGGTCTTGCCACCAAATTAATCCCCCCTATTTCAACTGGCGAACCAACTCCTTAAAGACTCTCCCCCGCTCCTCATAGTTATTAAACATATCATAACTGGCACAGGCCGGCGATAAGAGGACCACTTGCGGCGGCTGGGCCAGCCTATGGGCCAGTGTAACCGCATCTTCGAATTTATCAACTAAATGAATATTCGCAACGCCATGGGCCGCTGCCGCCTGATAAAAGCGTTCTTGAGCCTCACCAAGTAAAATTAAATGGTCGACCTTTTGCTTTGCTAGCTCCATAAACTCCGTGAGATCAGTTTTTTTGTCTCGACCACCGGCGATGAGAATAATATGGCCGTCAAACGCCTCAAGCGCCTTGATAGCGGATTCCGGGTTAGTGGCTTTTGAGTCGTTATAGTAACGAACGCCCCTTATCTCCGCCACAGGCTCAATGCGGTGTTCTACCCCTGTAAACGTTCGGAGAACGGCGCCGATCGCGCCGGCATCAGCACCGGCTAAAAAAGCGACACAGCTTGCGGCTAATGCATTTTCCACATTATGAGCACCAAAGAGTTTCATTTCTTTTACCGGACAAATAGCTTCCGTTTTTCCTTCCCAACACATAACAATAGTCCCGTTTTCCAAGCGAGCGCCCGTGCTCAACCTGGCTTTGCGACTGAAAAAGACCGCTTGGGAAGGCGCCTTTTCCGCCATATCCCGCACCAGCGGATCGTCGTAATTAAGGACTAGATAGTCATCCGGCCTTTGATTCCGAAAGATGCGCTCCTTCATTGCTTTGTAATTTTCCAGCGAGCGGTGCCGGTCAAGATGGTCGGGAGTAATATTTAAAACGGCGGCAATATGCGGTTTAAAATCAACAATGCCCTCCAGTTGAAAACTAGAGATTTCCGCAACCACAATGCCGTGCTCAGAAATTCCCGCAACCTCTTGCGATAAAGCCAGACCGATGTTGCCGCCTACTACTGTTTCCCGGCCCGCGGCTTTAAGCATCTCACCCACTAGCGTCGTGGTCGTAGTCTTACCGTTTGTGCCGGTAATAGCAATTATGGGAGCCGAGCAAAGGCGGTACGCCACCTCGATTTCACTCATGACCGGTATGCCTCGAACTTGAGCGGCTTCCACCAAAGGGTCATAAATAGATACACCGGGCGAGAGAACAAGTAAGTCGACTCCTGTTAGCAAACTTTCATCCTGACGTCCCAGCTCGAGCCGAATACCGGCAGCGCGTAATGCCGCAAACTCTGGTTTTTCAGCCGCTTTAGCATCGCTTAAAGTAACATAAGCCCCGAGCCGGCGTAGCACCTGCGCTACCGATATACCGCTTACGCCTGCGCCCAATACCGCAATGTTCATGCCAGCAAAAGTCATAGCTTAATTCCTCCTGTACGGCTTAACGCCAAAACTACCAATGCCAGAGCGGCAAACAGCGTTCCTACCAGCCAAAAAACAGTTACTACTTTCGTTTCCGACCAACCGGACAGTTCAAAATGATGATGAATAGGACTCATTTTAAAAACACGTTTTCCCGTAGATTTAAACGAGATGACTTGAATGATTACCGACAGGGCTTCAATGACAAAAATTCCACCTACCAGAACAAGCAGCAGTTCCGTTTTCGTCAGTACGGCCACCGCCGCCAAGGCGCCGCCAAGAGCCAGCGACCCCGTATCACCCATAAATACTTGGGCGGGGTGAATGTTATAACGTAGAAAACCCAACGTGGCTCCAGCCAGGGCAACGCAGAAAATAGCCAGGTCGGACTTACCAAAGGCCATCGCGATTACAGCATAAGCCATAGCTGCTACCGTTGTGGTACCGGCGGCCAGACCGTCCAGTCCGTCCGTCAAATTAACGGCATTTGTCGTTCCTACCAGTACCAGAAAAATTAGTACATAATACAAAGGCCCAAAATCAATATTAATGCCTGTTACCGGCACCCATAAATCAGTCCCCCGCCCGAAATAAGTACTGGCAATATAGGCAAGGGCAATAGCCATAACGATTTGTCCCAACAGCTTTTGCCGGGCTTTAAGACCCAGTGACCGTTTGCGGACCACTTTAATAAAATCGTCAACAAAGCCAATAACGCCGTGCCCTACCGTTACAAATAGGGCTAACCATACTTCAGCGCTTTCTCCGGCGAAGACCAGGGTCGGCACAATCAGCGCCGCGAGAATAATCACTCCACCCATTGTTGGCGTCCCGGCCTTGGCGTAATGACGCTGCGGCCCTTCTTCCCGAATGCTCTGTCCAAACTTTAAGCGTCGCAGTACGGGAATGACAAGCGGTCCAACTGCCAGCGCTATAACAAAAGCTATCCCTGCGGCGTACAACAATTCTTGCATGGTAATCCTCCCCGATATTACAAGGCATCAAATACGTCCAATACTTTCTCCATTTTCATACCGCGTGAGCCTTTAACCAAAATAGTATCTCCCACCTGCATTACCTGCCTAAGGGCATCCTTTGCTTCCTCATGCGTATCGCAGGCTATCGCGCAAGCCACGCCGCAAGCCTTAGCCGTTACCGCAATATCCCGGGCTAACGTTCCTACGGTAATTACCGTGTCCACCCCGATTTCAGCAAGCTGTTTGCCTACTCGCCGGTGAGCCTCCTTTGCCACCTGCCCAAGTTCCAGCATATCGCCAAGGACAGCGATCTTACGCCCGCCGGCGATTTCGGCCAAGGTTTCGATCGCCGACTGCATAGAAAGCGGGCTGGCGTTATACGCGTCGTTGATAATGGTGTAGCCGGCCTTTTTTTCAATATGTTGGCGCATGCCGCTTGGCACAAATTTTTTCAGCCCGGCGGCAATCTCCTCGGGCGTCAAGCCTAGCGCCAATCCGATGGCAATCGCCGCCAAGGCATTATAGACATTATGCCGTCCAATAGCCGGAAGCACTACCGCAAACGCCTGACCCCGATAGTGGCAGTCAAAAAAAGTTTGCTCACCATCTGACCGAATGTCTTCGGCGCGCACGTCAGCCTGGTGGGTTAGACCATATAATGTAACTGCCGCCTTACTTTTCGATTGCATGGCATACACATAGGGATTATCAGCGTTTAATACGACCAAGCCGTCCTTGACGGCTTCTACCAGTTCCGCCTTGGCGCTGGCAATATTCTCCAGCGAACCTAACAGCTCAATATGGGTCTCACCGACATTTGTCACCACGCCGACGTTAGGCAGGGCGATTTCCGCCAGTTCACGAATTTCGCCTTTGCCCCTCATCCCCATCTCCACTACCGCCACCTGATGGTCGGCCATAAGGTTTAGCAAGGTAAGCGGCAGTCCGATTTCATTATTAAAATTGGCCTCAGTCTTCAATACTTTAAAGCGACTGGATAAAACTGCTGCTGTCATGTCTTTGGTCGTCGTTTTACCATTTGATCCAGTAATGGCAATGACGGGAATATCAAAGCGCAGCCGATGAAACCTTGCCAAATCCCGCAAAGCTTTCCGCGTATCATCGGTTAGGATGACGGTAAGCCCCAACGGTATAGCAATATCACGCCGACTTATCAACACCCCGGCTGCCCCCTTGGCAGCAGCCTGATGCAGGAACTCATGGCCGTCAAAACGCTCACCGCTGAGAGCGATAAACAAGTCGCCAGCCTTAAGAGTTCGCGTATCAGTTGAAACACCGGCAAAGGTAATATCGGCAAAGCCGCCGATAAGGCTGCCCTGTACTGCCAAGCATACTTCGGATACTGTAAACTTCGCCATTTATCTCATCTCCCTGATAATTTCGCGGGCAACCTCCCGATCATCAAAAGGAATAGTCTTGTCTTTCAGAATTTGGTATGTTTCATGACCTTTGCCGGCAATGATAACAATGTCTTGCGGCTCAGCCAGGTTGAGCGCGCGCGCAATGGCTTGCCGTCGGTCGACAATTACTTCATAATTCTTGCCGGGTTTAATCCCCTCGCGAATACCGACTTCAATCTCCTTTAAAATCGCAACGGGATCTTCCGTGCGTGGATTATCAGAAGTGGCAACTACTACATCGGCATACTCGGCTGCAAGACGCCCCATAATTGGCCGCTTGGTCCGGTCACGGTCACCGCCACAGCCGAAAACGGCAATTATCCGTCGCTGGGCAAATTGCCGCGCTGTTTTTAAAATGTTTTCCAAACCATCAGGGGTATGGGCATAATCCACAATAACGGTAAAAGGCTGACCGACGTCAACGATTTCAAATCGGCCGGGCACACTGCGAAATGCCTCAAGGGCGGTTTTTATAACGTCGGGCTCGATGCCTTCCGCCAAAGCAACGCCAATGGCTGCCAGTACATTATATACATTAAAAAGACCGGTTATTTGCAGAGCAAGCGGTATTATCCCCTTGGCCGTTACAGCTTCAAACTTTGCCCCGTCAGCCCGTATATTGATATTGCGCGCCGTGACGTCGGCCTTATCCTGCACGCCGTAGGTAATGGCGTGGTAAGTCACTTCCCGCAACATATGGTTAGCCGCCGGATCGTCGGTATTGATGACCGCGCTTTTACCTGTTTTAACATTGTCGGGCTTGCCGATAAGACGGAACAGTTCGGCTTTGGCATCAATGTAATTTTCAAAAGTGACATGAAAATCAAGGTGGTCACGTGTAATATTGGTAAAAACGCCAACATCAAATTCACAGCCGGCTGTACGGTTTAGTGCCAAAGCATGGGAAGAAACCTCCATAACGGCATAATCCACGCCGGCTGCAACCATTTCGGCCAGCAGGCCTTGCAGGTCAACCACATCAGGGGTGGTATTTTTCACCGGTAAGGTACGGTCGCCAATTAAAGTATGGATAGTGCCAATCAGCCCGACTTTATATCCGGCCTGCATAAGAATACTCCGGATTAAATGGGTGGTAGTAGTTTTTCCGTTCGTCCCCGTAACGCCGATTACCCGCAGCTTTTGGCTGGGATAATCGAAAAAAAAGGGCGTAATGGCCTGCATTGCCGCCCGCGTATCCGGAACTTTTATCACCGTTATTCCTGGTTCAACATTTACCTCTTTTTCTACAAGGACGGCAACGGCGCCGCCCGCACGGGCCTGAGCAATGTAATCATGTCCGTCAACTTTTGAGCCCGTTAGGCAAATGAAGAGCGAGCCTGGCTTTGCTTGGCGGGAATCGTAGGTCACTGCCGTAATTGTCAGATTGATATCGCCGCTCACTTCGCAGCCGGGCATCAAAGCCACTAATTCTTGTAAGTTCTTTGCCATGTCCTTTCCTCCTGCAATATATCTATAGTATTTGCCAAAATTGCCAAAAATTAACCATTGAAAATCTATTCAAAGTAAATGGTCACTACCGATCCCACGACAACCTTGCTCCCCGGTGCGGGATCCTGCCGAAGCGCCTTCGTTCCATATCCGTTTGGCTTTATAGAGAGACCAAGCTCGGCCAGTAAATTTGTGGCTTCTATCAGGGACTTCCCGGTGCAATCAGGAACAGTCACTTCACCCTCTATATATCTGGGAGTTTGGGTATATAGCAAAATTGTAGAATTTTTAGGTACACGGCTGCCCGGTTTTGGAATTTGGTCGGCTATACGTTCACCTGCTTCTTCGATACGGGAGGCAAGTCCGGCTTTCTGTAAAGCCTGTATTGCATCCGCGATGGGCAGATTAATCACACTTGGTACGACAATATGCGCTTCTTTGCTTTCAGCCCCGCCGCTGGCGGAAGCTTGCGGCGCAACTTTAAGATACGGCAATACATCTTTCATTACAGCCGCGAAAACCGGAGCGGCAATCTGCCCACCATAGTAAAGTCCCACCGGCTCGTCGATAATAACCAGCATTGCCACCTGCGGGTGGTCAGCGGGAGCAAATCCGATAAAGGATGCTACATATTTATCCGGAAGATAGCCTCCTCCCCCTACTTTTTGTGCTGTTCCTGTCTTGCCGGCAATGCGAAATCCTTCAATATAAGCATTTCGGCCTGTTCCTTCTTCAACAACTTTTTCCAGAATTCCTTTTAATTCACGGGCAACAGACGCTTCCATCACCCGACTTATAACGTCAACCTGGAAACCTCTAATTATTTGGCCTGATTTATCACGCACTTCGCGAACAATTTGCGGCCTGTTAAACTGACCATCATTGGCAACAGCCGAAACTGCGGTCAGTAGTTGAATAGGCGTAACGGCGATACTCTGGCCAATGGCCATGGTAGCAATATTAATAGGCTTGACTTTTGTCTTGTCAATTAGTATTCCTTTGGCTTCACCGGGAAGATCAATGCCGGTTAACCGTCCAAAACCAAACTCCTCAATATAATCGTAAAAAGCTTCGCTTCCCAAACGCAGACCTATATTAACAAAGCCAACGTTACATGAGTTTTCCACTACCTGAGTGAAACTTTGGCTACCGTGGCCGCCATGCTTCCAGCAGCGAATATGCCGTCCCTGCACCTCTACTGACCCCGGATCAAAAAACCGGTCTTCAAGTCTAACCACCTTCTCGCTCATGGCAGCCGCCGACGTAATAATTTTAAACGTTGAACCAGGCTCATAGGCGTTTGAAACAGCCACGTTCCGCCACAGTTTCGGTGAGTATTCGGCAAACCTGTTCGGATTGTAGTCCGGTCGGTTAGCCAAGGCCAATATTTCTCCCGTGTCGGGCTTCATGATAATAATTGTGGCCGCCTTGGCCTGAGTATCCTTCACGACCCGTTCCAATTCCCGCTCGACAATTTGCTGAATCACAATGTCGATAGTTAAATAAATATTATGACCGTCGGTAGGCGGAACAAAGCGGTGGGTCGCTTGGGGTATTTCCCGCCCGCGGGCATCATATTCTACAACAATGCTTCCCGGCCGACCCCGCAGGTAG is a window of Sporolituus thermophilus DSM 23256 DNA encoding:
- the murG gene encoding undecaprenyldiphospho-muramoylpentapeptide beta-N-acetylglucosaminyltransferase; translation: MRIILSGGGTGGHIYPAITIARAIAKLAPGSEFLFVGTKQGLEADIIPKEGFRLTTIDVRGLERRLSWNNVRTIFQTVGSLWQARQIVKSFCPDIVIGTGGYVCGPVLLAASLMRIPTIIQEQNVIPGITNRILARFVNKIAVGYEEAAKHFSRPDKTVFTGNPIRPEVMSATRSEGLTAFGFENNKITVLVAGGSRGARSINTAMLDVYRRFSGDNKIQILHVTGQSDYNSIVGKIKQAGIEIPKSGNIIIKPYLYNMPLALAVADLVVFRAGAIGLAEVTARGVPAILIPYPYAAENHQEYNARVLEKNGAAIVIRDSELTGEKLVNTIADLVACPEKLRAMGQASRRLGRPQAADDIAKLALSLVRPLPE
- the spoVE gene encoding stage V sporulation protein E translates to MARPKSPDFVLFFAVIGLLSLGIVMVYSSSAISAYVNFSDSYYFLKRQLLWTTLGLIFMFAALNVDYHVWRNLSKPILVLTIILLVLVLIPGLGKVVNGARRWLGFGSFYLQPSEIAKLSMVMFCAHSLSKYQDKITSFMRGISPHLLLLLLVFGLILKEPDLGTALVIGGTVFILLFAAGAKISHLASLGIAGVVGIVVAIIVEPYRLRRLLAFSDPWADPLNSGYHIIQSLYALGSGGLFGVGLGRSREKFLYLPEPHTDFIFAILGEELGFIGTVTVIILFFLFAWRGFRIAILAPDIYGSMLAAGITTMIVLQALMNIAVVTASMPVTGIPLPFISFGGSALIFTLAGIGVLLNISRHVNLK
- the murD gene encoding UDP-N-acetylmuramoyl-L-alanine--D-glutamate ligase, with amino-acid sequence MTFAGMNIAVLGAGVSGISVAQVLRRLGAYVTLSDAKAAEKPEFAALRAAGIRLELGRQDESLLTGVDLLVLSPGVSIYDPLVEAAQVRGIPVMSEIEVAYRLCSAPIIAITGTNGKTTTTTLVGEMLKAAGRETVVGGNIGLALSQEVAGISEHGIVVAEISSFQLEGIVDFKPHIAAVLNITPDHLDRHRSLENYKAMKERIFRNQRPDDYLVLNYDDPLVRDMAEKAPSQAVFFSRKARLSTGARLENGTIVMCWEGKTEAICPVKEMKLFGAHNVENALAASCVAFLAGADAGAIGAVLRTFTGVEHRIEPVAEIRGVRYYNDSKATNPESAIKALEAFDGHIILIAGGRDKKTDLTEFMELAKQKVDHLILLGEAQERFYQAAAAHGVANIHLVDKFEDAVTLAHRLAQPPQVVLLSPACASYDMFNNYEERGRVFKELVRQLK
- the mraY gene encoding phospho-N-acetylmuramoyl-pentapeptide-transferase; protein product: MQELLYAAGIAFVIALAVGPLVIPVLRRLKFGQSIREEGPQRHYAKAGTPTMGGVIILAALIVPTLVFAGESAEVWLALFVTVGHGVIGFVDDFIKVVRKRSLGLKARQKLLGQIVMAIALAYIASTYFGRGTDLWVPVTGINIDFGPLYYVLIFLVLVGTTNAVNLTDGLDGLAAGTTTVAAMAYAVIAMAFGKSDLAIFCVALAGATLGFLRYNIHPAQVFMGDTGSLALGGALAAVAVLTKTELLLVLVGGIFVIEALSVIIQVISFKSTGKRVFKMSPIHHHFELSGWSETKVVTVFWLVGTLFAALALVVLALSRTGGIKL
- a CDS encoding UDP-N-acetylmuramoyl-tripeptide--D-alanyl-D-alanine ligase; translation: MAKFTVSEVCLAVQGSLIGGFADITFAGVSTDTRTLKAGDLFIALSGERFDGHEFLHQAAAKGAAGVLISRRDIAIPLGLTVILTDDTRKALRDLARFHRLRFDIPVIAITGSNGKTTTKDMTAAVLSSRFKVLKTEANFNNEIGLPLTLLNLMADHQVAVVEMGMRGKGEIRELAEIALPNVGVVTNVGETHIELLGSLENIASAKAELVEAVKDGLVVLNADNPYVYAMQSKSKAAVTLYGLTHQADVRAEDIRSDGEQTFFDCHYRGQAFAVVLPAIGRHNVYNALAAIAIGLALGLTPEEIAAGLKKFVPSGMRQHIEKKAGYTIINDAYNASPLSMQSAIETLAEIAGGRKIAVLGDMLELGQVAKEAHRRVGKQLAEIGVDTVITVGTLARDIAVTAKACGVACAIACDTHEEAKDALRQVMQVGDTILVKGSRGMKMEKVLDVFDAL
- a CDS encoding UDP-N-acetylmuramoyl-L-alanyl-D-glutamate--2,6-diaminopimelate ligase; protein product: MAKNLQELVALMPGCEVSGDINLTITAVTYDSRQAKPGSLFICLTGSKVDGHDYIAQARAGGAVAVLVEKEVNVEPGITVIKVPDTRAAMQAITPFFFDYPSQKLRVIGVTGTNGKTTTTHLIRSILMQAGYKVGLIGTIHTLIGDRTLPVKNTTPDVVDLQGLLAEMVAAGVDYAVMEVSSHALALNRTAGCEFDVGVFTNITRDHLDFHVTFENYIDAKAELFRLIGKPDNVKTGKSAVINTDDPAANHMLREVTYHAITYGVQDKADVTARNINIRADGAKFEAVTAKGIIPLALQITGLFNVYNVLAAIGVALAEGIEPDVIKTALEAFRSVPGRFEIVDVGQPFTVIVDYAHTPDGLENILKTARQFAQRRIIAVFGCGGDRDRTKRPIMGRLAAEYADVVVATSDNPRTEDPVAILKEIEVGIREGIKPGKNYEVIVDRRQAIARALNLAEPQDIVIIAGKGHETYQILKDKTIPFDDREVAREIIREMR
- a CDS encoding stage V sporulation protein D, whose protein sequence is MGENCVAPTSSHVTVRKRVAILFLCATVIMAGLVCRLAYLQFYKSAWLAENAVDQRVRDIPVEAKRGIIFDRNGRELAVSISTESVYAIPAEIRDPEETAAKLAAILALDANNLAAKLKKRQAFMWVKRKIDANTAKAVKMLNLPGIGLTQESQRYYPHDNVAAHILGFTGIDSQGLDGVELTFDNYLRGRPGSIVVEYDARGREIPQATHRFVPPTDGHNIYLTIDIVIQQIVERELERVVKDTQAKAATIIIMKPDTGEILALANRPDYNPNRFAEYSPKLWRNVAVSNAYEPGSTFKIITSAAAMSEKVVRLEDRFFDPGSVEVQGRHIRCWKHGGHGSQSFTQVVENSCNVGFVNIGLRLGSEAFYDYIEEFGFGRLTGIDLPGEAKGILIDKTKVKPINIATMAIGQSIAVTPIQLLTAVSAVANDGQFNRPQIVREVRDKSGQIIRGFQVDVISRVMEASVARELKGILEKVVEEGTGRNAYIEGFRIAGKTGTAQKVGGGGYLPDKYVASFIGFAPADHPQVAMLVIIDEPVGLYYGGQIAAPVFAAVMKDVLPYLKVAPQASASGGAESKEAHIVVPSVINLPIADAIQALQKAGLASRIEEAGERIADQIPKPGSRVPKNSTILLYTQTPRYIEGEVTVPDCTGKSLIEATNLLAELGLSIKPNGYGTKALRQDPAPGSKVVVGSVVTIYFE